One Psychrobacillus glaciei genomic region harbors:
- a CDS encoding N-acetylmuramoyl-L-alanine amidase, with the protein MPKDEKRYTSAHLFVDRTKALDLIPLDEVAFHANERKEGPLIPSLRATSSYYPGGNANLISIGIEMCVEKDGTIHPDTIARTVLVVQMLQHKFG; encoded by the coding sequence TTGCCAAAAGATGAAAAACGTTATACGAGCGCACACCTATTTGTGGATAGGACCAAAGCTTTAGACTTAATCCCATTGGACGAAGTAGCCTTCCACGCGAACGAAAGAAAAGAAGGTCCATTAATTCCATCTTTAAGAGCAACATCCTCTTATTATCCTGGAGGTAATGCAAATTTAATCTCCATCGGAATAGAGATGTGCGTGGAGAAAGATGGAACTATTCATCCGGACACGATTGCAAGAACAGTTTTGGTTGTACAAATGTTACAACATAAATTCGGATAG